A stretch of the Elephas maximus indicus isolate mEleMax1 chromosome 3, mEleMax1 primary haplotype, whole genome shotgun sequence genome encodes the following:
- the EEF2 gene encoding elongation factor 2 translates to MVNFTVDQIRAIMDKKANIRNMSVIAHVDHGKSTLTDSLVCKAGIIASARAGETRFTDTRKDEQERCITIKSTAISLFYELSENDLNFIKQSKDGSGFLINLIDSPGHVDFSSEVTAALRVTDGALVVVDCVSGVCVQTETVLRQAIAERIKPVLMMNKMDRALLELQLEPEELYQTFQRIVENVNVIISTYGEGESGPMGNIMIDPVLGTVGFGSGLHGWAFTLKQFAEMYVAKFAAKGEGQLGPAERARKVEDMMKKLWGDRYFDPTNGKFSKSATSPDGKKLPRTFCQLILDPIFKVFDAIMNFKKEETAKLIEKLDIKLDSEDKDKEGKPLLKAVMRRWLPAGDALLQMITIHLPSPVTAQKYRCELLYEGPPDDEAAMGIKSCDPKGPLMMYISKMVPTSDKGRFYAFGRVFSGLVSTGLKVRIMGPNYTPGKKEDLYLKPIQRTILMMGRYVEPIEDVPCGNIVGLVGVDQFLVKTGTITTFEHAHNMRVMKFSVSPVVRVAVEAKNPADLPKLVEGLKRLAKSDPMVQCIIEESGEHIIAGAGELHLEICLKDLEEDHACIPIKKSDPVVSYRETVSEESNVLCLSKSPNKHNRLYMKARPFPDGLAEDIDKGEVSARQELKQRARYLAEKYEWDVAEARKIWCFGPDGTGPNILTDITKGVQYLNEIKDSVVAGFQWATKEGALCEENMRGVRFDVHDVTLHADAIHRGGGQIIPTARRCLYASVLTAQPRLMEPIYLVEIQCPEQVVGGIYGVLNRKRGHVFEESQVAGTPMFVVKAYLPVNESFGFTADLRSNTGGQAFPQCVFDHWQILPGDPFDNTSRPSQVVAETRKRKGLKEGIPALDNFLDKL, encoded by the exons ATG gtgAACTTCACGGTAGATCAGATCCGGGCCATCATGGACAAGAAGGCCAACATCCGAAACATGTCAGTCATTGCCCACGTGGACCACGGCAAGTCCACGCTGACAGACTCCCTGGTTTGCAAGGCCGGCATCATTGCCTCCGCCCGGGCTGGGGAGACCCGCTTCACTGACACCCGGAAGGACGAGCAGGAGCGCTGCATCACTATCAAGTCCAC CGCCATATCCCTCTTCTATGAGCTCTCAGAGAACGACCTGAACTTCATCAAGCAGAGTAAGGACGGTTCTGGCTTCCTCATCAACCTCATTGACTCACCTGGCCACGTTGACTTCTCCTCAGAGGTGACAGCTGCTCTCCGTGTCACTGACGGcgccttggtggtggtggactgTGTGTCCG GTGTGTGCGTGCAGACGGAGACGGTGCTGCGCCAGGCCATCGCCGAGCGCATCAAGCCTGTGCTGATGATGAACAAGATGGACCGGGCCCTGCTGGAGCTGCAGCTGGAGCCCGAGGAGCTTTACCAGACCTTCCAGCGCATCGTGGAGAACGTCAACGTCATTATCTCCACCTACGGCGAGGGCGAGAGTGGCCCCATGGGCAACATCATG ATTGACCCTGTCCTTGGCACCGTTGGCTTTGGTTCTGGCCTCCATGGCTGGGCCTTCACCCTGAAGCAGTTCGCTGAGATGTATGTGGCCAAGTTCGCCGCCAAGGGCGAGGGCCAGCTGGGGCCTGCCGAGCGGGCCAGGAAAGTGGAGGACATGATGAAGAAGCTCTGGGGTGACCG GTATTTTGACCCCACCAACGGCAAGTTCAGCAAGTCCGCTACCAGCCCTGATGGCAAGAAGCTACCCCGGACGTTCTGCCAGCTCATCCTGGACCCCATCTTCAAG GTATTTGACGCAATCATGAATTTCAAGAAAGAGGAGACCGCAAAACTGATCGAAAAACTAGACATCAAGTTGGACAGCGAAGATAAGGACAAAGAAGGCAAACCTCTTCTAAAG GCTGTGATGCGCCGCTGGCTGCCTGCTGGGGACGCGCTGCTGCAGATGATTACCATCCACCTCCCCTCGCCCGTGACCGCCCAGAAGTATCGCTGTGAACTCCTGTACGAGGGGCCCCCAGACGACGAGGCTGCCATGG GTATTAAAAGCTGTGACCCCAAAGGCCCCCTCATGATGTACATTTCCAAAATGGTGCCGACCTCTGACAAAGGGCGCTTCTATGCCTTTGGGCGAGTCTTCTCGGGGCTGGTGTCCACCGGCCTGAAGGTCAGGATCATGGGGCCCAACTACACGCCCGGGAAGAAGGAGGACCTGTACCTGAAGCCAATCCAGAG AACTATCCTGATGATGGGCCGCTACGTGGAACCCATTGAGGACGTGCCGTGCGGCAACATTGTGGGCCTGGTGGGCGTCGACCAGTTCCTGGTGAAGACGGGGACTATCACCACCTTCGAGCATGCCCACAACATGCGGGTGATGAAGTTCAGTGTGAGCCCTGTAGTCAGGGTCGCCGTGGAGGCCAAGAACCCGGCCGACCTGCCCAAGCTGGTAGAGGGCCTGAAGCGGCTGGCCAAGTCAGACCCCATGGTGCAG TGCATCATCGAGGAGTCGGGTGAGCACATCATCGCAGGGGCCGGTGAGCTCCACCTGGAGATCTGCCTGAAGGACCTGGAGGAGGACCATGCCTGCATCCCTATCAAG AAATCTGATCCTGTGGTCTCATATCGGGAGACCGTCAGCGAGGAGTCAAACGTGCTCTGCCTTTCCAAGTCCCCCAACAAGCACAACCGGCTGTACATGAAGGCGCGGCCCTTCCCTGACGGCCTGGCCGAGGACATCGACAAGGGGGAGGTGTCAGCGCGCCAGGAGCTCAAGCAGAGGGCCCGCTACTTGGCAGAGAAGTACGAGTGGGATGTGGCTGAGGCCCGTAAGATCTGGTGCTTTGGGCCCGACGGCACCGGCCCCAATATCCTCACTGACATCACCAAGGGTGTGCAGTACCTCAATGAAATCAAGGACAGCGTGGTGGCCGGCTTCCAGTGGGCCACCAAGGAG GGGGCGCTGTGTGAGGAGAACATGCGGGGTGTGCGCTTCGACGTCCACGATGTGACGCTGCATGCTGATGCCATCCACCGCGGGGGTGGTCAGATCATCCCCACAGCCCGGCGCTGCCTTTACGCCAGTGTGCTGACCGCGCAGCCCCGCCTCATGGAGCCCATCTACCTTGTGGAGATCCAG TGTCCGGAGCAGGTGGTTGGTGGCATCTACGGTGTCCTGAACAGGAAACGAGGCCATGTCTTTGAGGAGTCCCAGGTGGCTGGCACCCCCATGTTTGTCGTGAAGGCCTACTTGCCTGTCAATGAGTCCTTTG GCTTTACAGCTGACCTGAGGTCTAACACAGGCGGCCAGGCCTTCCCCCAGTGTGTGTTCGACCACTGGCAGATCCTGCCCGGAGACCCCTTCGACAACACCAGCCGCCCTAGCCAGGTGGTGGCTGAGACCCGCAAACGTAAAGGCCTGAAGGAGGGCATCCCAGCCCTGGACAACTTCCTGGACAAATTGTAG